The Paenibacillus sp. G2S3 region AGTAATGAAATCGATGGTTTACGCTTACCGCGACCGTCGTCAAACTAAACGTAACTTCCGCAGACTGTGGATCGTTCGTATTAATGCAGCAGCTCGTTTGAATGGTCTTTCTTACAGCAAGCTTGTATACGGCCTGAAATTGGCTGGTGTAGAAGTTAACCGTAAGATGCTGGCTGATCTGGCTGTAAATGATCTTAACGCATTCAACTCCTTGGCTGGTATTGCCAAAGAGAAAATCAACGCGTAAGTGTTGTAATATAATCGAAAAGCACCGCCTGCGGGTTGCCCATGCAGCGGTGCTTTTTTGTGTGGTATGAAGTGTATAGAATCGGGGGAATGTGTCCTCTACCGTTAGAAAACGAGAAAAAACTCTGCTTGATGCAGAGTTATTCCCAGTATTTCACAGTGTTGAGCTCGGCAGCGAGCTTTTTACTGATGGTTCTTCTCACTTTGCGCAGCTCAGAACGTTCATTAGCTGATTCGCTGATGAGCTTTTCTTCATCGGTCTCTGGGATTATGGCAGGAACCGGAGTAGGAGTACCATCCTCCTCGACTGCAACAAAGGTAAGGAATGAAGTGGCAGCGACCGCGCGCTCACCAGTATATAGATTTTCTGAGATGATCTTTACGAATACCTCTATGCTCGTGCGTCCGGTCCAAGAAACGAAGGATTCGAAGCATACAGAGTCTGTAGGTCGGATAGGTCTTAAGAAGTCGACAGAGTCTGTAGAGGCTGTAACGACATTAGCACGGCAATGGCGCATAGCTGAGATGGAGGCCACTTCATCAATGCCACTCATAAGCTTACCGCCAAACAATGTTTTGTGATTATTAACGTCATTAGGGAAAACGCGTCCGGTTTTGAAGACGCGGGATTCACGGCAATATTTAAAAGCCGGCATCGTTTTTGGATTTTTTTCATCGGTCATATCTGATAACTTCCTTTCAGTGCAAATACTAAGCAATCATAATAATAGAAAACACATAAGTGTGCAATAATATTTGTATTGTGTTGGAATACTATACAAAGAAAAATAAGGTTTTCTAACATCATTCAAACATGATAATAACACGTCATGTCATGGAAAGCGGTTACTTACGAAAAAATACAAATAATTATTGACCTGAGGTCATTTATGGACTGGATTTTAGATTTTATTGCAGTTATAATTTGATCTATGGAATGTCCAAGTAGAACACAGATGACATCCAATATTTTAAGGGGGATCACATTCAATGAAAAAAGTTTTCAAGCTATCTCTTGTAATGTTGCTGGCATTCACAGTAGTATTGGCCGGTTGCGGAAAAAACAACGCTAAGAATGCTGCAAATGGCGAGACTAATGCAGGAACAAATGCTGGAACAAATGCCGGAAAAGATTTCAAATTTGGTATGGTTACTGATATCGGTGGTGTTAACGATAAGTCATTTAACCAATCCGCATGGGAAGCACTACAAGCTCTTGAAAAAGAAACTGGCACTTCCGTTAAATATTTGCAAAGTAAATCCAATGCTGACTATGAGCCAAACCTTAACCAATTCGTTAAAGATGGCTACAACTTGACTTGGGGTATTGGTTTTGATCTTGGCGACGCAATTAAAAAGGTTGCTGGTGAGAACCCAAATGCAAACTTGGCAATTATCGATAGCGTAGTAGATGCTCCTAACGTAGCATCCGTTACTTTCTCTGAGAACGAAGGTTCCTTCTTGGTTGGTGTGGTTGCTGGTTTGACTACAAAAACTAACAAAGTAGCTTTTATTGGCGGTATGGAAAGCCCAGTAATCAAACGTTTTGAAGTTGGTTTCAAAGCGGGTGTAACAGCAGTTAACCCTGACGCTAAAGTTACAATTACTTATGCAGGTGCATACGACAAGCCAGATACTGGTAAATCTCTTGCAGCTACATTGTATAACGATGGTAATGACATCATCTTCCCTGCAGCTGGTGCAACAGGAAATGGCGTATTTAACGAAGCTAAATCCCGTAACAAAGCTGGCGGTGCTAAAGTATGGGTTATCGGTGTAGACAAAGACCAATCCATTGAATTTGGTACAGACGTAACTTTGACTTCCATGATCAAACGCGTTGACGAAGCTGTGAAGAAGGTTTCCAAAGAAGTAATCGATGGTACTTTCAAAGGTGGTACTACAACTGTTCTTGGTTTGAAAGACAACGGTGTAGGTATCTCTGATACATCTAAAGTAAACGTTTCTGAAGAGATCTTGGCTAAAGTTGAAGAATTCAAAAAACAAATCATTGATGGAACAGTTACAGTTCCTGCTGAGTAATATCTCCCTTTTATTTATCGGATTACAATAAGCAACAAGGAATAAGGCCGGTTATGCGCTGGCCTTATTCCTTGTTAAAGCGCTGGTTTTGATAAGATGGACACAGTTATACCGCCTTGAGAAGGGCGGTACACTCGTGTCTACATGGTAGTTATATATTCTGTGATGAGGGTGATTCCATGAGTGCTGCGGCTCCTGTCGTAGAGTTGAAGCAAATCACAAAACGATTTCCTGGTATTGTTGCTAACGATTCCATTAGCTTGACCTTAAAAAAGGGTGAGATTCTTGCATTGCTCGGTGAGAATGGTGCAGGTAAATCAACCTTAATGAATATCGTGTTTGGATTGTATCAACCGGACGAAGGTAGTATTGAAATCGACGGGAAACCGGTTATAATTGATAATCCCAATAAAGCGATTGAGCTTGGGATTGGTATGGTGCATCAGCATTTCAAGCTTGTGGAACCTTTTACGGTTACCGAGAATATTGTTCTTGGGATGGAGCCGAAGAAAGGTCTTAAAATTGACTATAAATCCGCTGCGGAACAGGTTCGGAAGCTATCGGAGCAATATGGCCTGCAAGTGAATCCAAATGCCGTCATTCATGACATTTCTGTGGGTATGCAGCAAAGGGTAGAAATTATGAAGACCCTGTATCGCGGAGCGGATATTCTCATATTTGATGAGCCGACTGCAGTACTTACGCCTCAAGAAATTACGGAATTGATGGCGATTATGAAGCGGCTTGTTGCAGAGGGAAAATCTATTATTCTAATTACGCATAAGCTTAAAGAAATTATGCAAATATCTGATCGTGTTACCATTATTAGACGCGGAAAAGTAATCGATACCGTAAATACGGCAGAGACTAATCCGAATGAACTAGCTGAGAAGATGGTTGGTCGTGGCGTTACCTTCAAGGTGGATAAGAAGGCTCCTGAGGTTGGCGAAACTGTACTCGAGCTGAAGGATGTGAACAGCAAGAGTAAAGACGGTGTCTCGGTGCTGGACGGCCTTAGCTTTGATGTGAAAGCCGGGGAAATTCTCGGAATAGCTGGTGTTGATGGCAATGGACAAAGTGAACTGATTCAGGCCATTACAGGTCTGCGCAAAATCGATTCTGGTTCTATTCAGGTATCCGGGAACGAGATAGCTAATTTATCCCCGCGCAAGATTACGGAGATGAATGTGTCTCATATTCCAGAGGACCGTCATAAGCATGGTTTGGTGCTTGATTTCTCGGTGAGTGAGAATATGGTGCTGGAAACTTATTATAAGAGTCCATATAACAAAAATGGCTTCATGCAAAATGATGTCATTGATAAGTATGCTGAGGGTCTTGTAGAGCAATTTGATGTGCGTACTCCTTCAATTCAGACTAAAGCACGTTCGCTATCCGGCGGAAATCAACAGAAAGCGATTATTGCTCGGGAAATAGATAAAGATCCGACATTACTTATTGCTGCACAACCAACACGTGGTCTAGATGTTGGTGCTATCGAGTTTGTTCAAAAGCAGCTTATTGCTCAGCGTGACCAAGGGAAAGCTGTACTGCTCATTTCTTTTGAATTGGACGAGATTATGAATGTATCTGACAGAATTGCTGTTATCTATGAAGGCAAAATTGTCGGTGAAGTGTTCCCGCAAGATACTAATGATCAGGAACTGGGCCTTATGATGGCAGGCAGCTTGAAGCGGGGAGGTAAGGCAGTTGAATAAGTTCAAAAAAATCTTCACAACTGATAGCTATATCATTCCTTTTGTCGCCATCGTGCTTGGCTTTCTTGTGGGCGCAATA contains the following coding sequences:
- a CDS encoding ABC transporter ATP-binding protein, translated to MSAAAPVVELKQITKRFPGIVANDSISLTLKKGEILALLGENGAGKSTLMNIVFGLYQPDEGSIEIDGKPVIIDNPNKAIELGIGMVHQHFKLVEPFTVTENIVLGMEPKKGLKIDYKSAAEQVRKLSEQYGLQVNPNAVIHDISVGMQQRVEIMKTLYRGADILIFDEPTAVLTPQEITELMAIMKRLVAEGKSIILITHKLKEIMQISDRVTIIRRGKVIDTVNTAETNPNELAEKMVGRGVTFKVDKKAPEVGETVLELKDVNSKSKDGVSVLDGLSFDVKAGEILGIAGVDGNGQSELIQAITGLRKIDSGSIQVSGNEIANLSPRKITEMNVSHIPEDRHKHGLVLDFSVSENMVLETYYKSPYNKNGFMQNDVIDKYAEGLVEQFDVRTPSIQTKARSLSGGNQQKAIIAREIDKDPTLLIAAQPTRGLDVGAIEFVQKQLIAQRDQGKAVLLISFELDEIMNVSDRIAVIYEGKIVGEVFPQDTNDQELGLMMAGSLKRGGKAVE
- the rplT gene encoding 50S ribosomal protein L20, producing MARVKGGFVVRRRHKKVLKLAKGYFGSKHRIFKTAKEQVMKSMVYAYRDRRQTKRNFRRLWIVRINAAARLNGLSYSKLVYGLKLAGVEVNRKMLADLAVNDLNAFNSLAGIAKEKINA
- a CDS encoding BMP family ABC transporter substrate-binding protein, which codes for MKKVFKLSLVMLLAFTVVLAGCGKNNAKNAANGETNAGTNAGTNAGKDFKFGMVTDIGGVNDKSFNQSAWEALQALEKETGTSVKYLQSKSNADYEPNLNQFVKDGYNLTWGIGFDLGDAIKKVAGENPNANLAIIDSVVDAPNVASVTFSENEGSFLVGVVAGLTTKTNKVAFIGGMESPVIKRFEVGFKAGVTAVNPDAKVTITYAGAYDKPDTGKSLAATLYNDGNDIIFPAAGATGNGVFNEAKSRNKAGGAKVWVIGVDKDQSIEFGTDVTLTSMIKRVDEAVKKVSKEVIDGTFKGGTTTVLGLKDNGVGISDTSKVNVSEEILAKVEEFKKQIIDGTVTVPAE
- a CDS encoding acyl-CoA thioesterase, with protein sequence MTDEKNPKTMPAFKYCRESRVFKTGRVFPNDVNNHKTLFGGKLMSGIDEVASISAMRHCRANVVTASTDSVDFLRPIRPTDSVCFESFVSWTGRTSIEVFVKIISENLYTGERAVAATSFLTFVAVEEDGTPTPVPAIIPETDEEKLISESANERSELRKVRRTISKKLAAELNTVKYWE